CAAAACCAGCTCCGTCATCGGAAGCAACGTAAAGAGCAGAAGCAGGTAGAAGAACATAACTAGAGGTCATCTTTTATAGTTTTCAAAGTATTCATCTCTAACATAGTTGCGGATTTTCAGACGGTCTTCATACAAAATAGATATAAATTCTATCCCGCATACATCTCTTTTGAAGTCTATCCAGGCAACTTTGCCAACAGTGTTAATGTCTTCCTTCTTTTCGCCATGAATTGAAATTATTAGTTTTAATTCCGTTTCTTCTTTTATGCTTGTCTTTAAAAGTTCTTTCAAATCCTCGTTTTCCATGCATAGTCCTCCTTCACAGATGTCTTTTGTATGCCCACTGTATTTTAATTCAACAGAATCTAACAGGTCATATTGAACAGGAATTTCTTTATCAAGCTTAATAATCCCATATTTTACCCTAAAGGCTTTCTCAAGTCTGATATACTCTCTTCTATTTTTTTGTGTATCTTTTCTCCAAAACATATATTTATCCTATTTTATCTAACTTAACTCTCCTAAGTAAAAGAGTGTACAAATTCTCCGTTTTTTCAACCATTCTGTCAATACTAAAGTTTAGCACTCTTTTCTCTGCCTCTTCTCCCATCTTTTTTGCCAGTTCTTGATTATTAATTAGATTGAGACTATATAAAGCCAGGTCCTCAGGAGATTGAGGCGGGATGATAAAGCCTGTTTCTCCATGTTTTACAACTTCACTATTACCTCCAACGTCTGTTACAACAACAGGTTTTCCAGCAGCCATTGATTCTAGAACTGTTATTGAGAATCCCTCTCTTAAAGAAGTCAGAACAGATATATCAGACATTGCAAGAATTTGTGGAATGTCCTCTCTCAAACCTGTAAATATTACATTTTTGCTAATCCCTAAATCGTCTGAGGCAGTTTTTAACTGGCTTTCTAATGGGCCGTCACCTACAACTAAAAATTTTACGTTTGGTTTTTTCTTTCTTATTATTTGAGCTGCCTTTAAAAAGTAAACGTGTCCTTTCTGCTGCTGCAAGCGTCCTATTATAGTTATAATTTTTTCATCTGGTTTTATCCCAAATTCTTCCCTTTTTTTGTTTATATTCACATAAGTTTGAAATTTTGAAATATCAACTCCATTATAAATTGTAATAATTTTATCTTCAGATATCCCTATTTTTTTAACATAAAAATCTTTGACTGCATCAGACACAGCAATAATTTTATTTGTAATTCCTGCTAATACTCTGTCACTCAATCTCTGGGGAAATTTCTTCCATGAATCAATATTGTGTTCATTAGTTATTATTACTGGTATTCCTGCTAATTTAGCAGCAATTCTTCCTGCAAGGTTCGCTCTATACAGATGAGTATGAACAATGTCTATTTGCATCTTTTTCATAAGGCGTGCCAGTCTCAATATACCTGCTATGTATTTCCCGTCAAAGTCCAGTCGTGCTCTCATTCTAAACTTGATAATAGGAATACCTAAAGATTCCATAATATCTGCCAGTTTATCCCGTTTAAAAAGACAGCACAGATAAACCTTATATTGACACTTATCTAATCTTGGAAGTATGGATGTCAGTGTTCTTTCAACACCACCCATTTCAAGAGAAGGGACTATGCGGAGAATTCTAACTGGCTTTTTCATAGCAGCGTCATTGTATAGACAAGTACTAATTTGGTCAAGCCAAGTGATAAACTGAAGTAAAAATGGATATCGATAAAAGAATGTGTCTTGAAATTTAAGAAGAAGTTTTTATTTCATCAATAAATCGAGAAAGAGCGGTTTCTGTTTCCTTATCGTTTGAGATAAATTGTATCCCAATATTGTAATCTTCTTTTTTCTGTAAGCGCCAGACTGTCTGTCCATTTATTTCTAAATATTTTTTGACATCCAACACAGGAATTCTTACTTGAAGTTTTATATCTTCTTTTATTTCGGAGTCATTTGTATCCTCATGCTTTGGTAGCGTTATACAGATCCCACCAAGGCTTATATCTTTTGTATAGCCATAGTATACAACCAGATGTTTTTCCGAATCTTTTTGCAATCTTAACTCAACAGCTTCATCAACGGCATATCGCGAATATTTCCTTCGCTCTTGATTCATATCACTTTCTTTCTCAGGAGGTTTTTCCTCCATAGCAATTAGTTTTATTATGTCTTCTGAAGATGTAGCACTCATCAAGTCATCCCTGAAAGCTTTTTCTCCAAGAAGGCGGGATATTCTGGCTAGAGTTTTCAAGTGCGGACAAATTTCTCTATTTGGAGAAATAATCATAAAGAAAAGATTTACAGGCTTATTATCAATTGCATCAAAGTTTATGCCTTTTTTTGATCTTCCAAAAACGATAATTTTTTCTTTAATAGAAGATGTTTCTGCATGCGGGATAGCAACTCCATTCCCTACCGCAGTGCTGCCATGTGCTTCTCTCTCTAAAATAGCTTTATGCAGTGTATTTTCTGAATTGGCAAACCCTTTTTTTATTATCGGAGATATTAACTCTTTAATTGCATCTTCTTTTTTATCAGATGAAAGATCAAGAAGAACTAACTCTTTTCGCATGTAATCAGAAAGACTCACTTATTCTCCTGCTTTCTTATGTTACACATTTATTCTAAGTTTATAAGAAGATATCAACAACAGGAATTATATGGGTAGGTAATGGGTATATAAAATACCCGTTAAATGGTTTGGAGGAAAGAAACTAAGTTAATATCTTTTTTACGTATTCCCATTTTATGTCTGATATTTTTGCGGTGTTTTTCAACTGTCTGGTAAGAAATATTTAAAAGCCCGGAAATCTCTTTGCTTGTGAGCCTGCCTTTTATCATATTGCAGATTTCAATTTCCCTTGGAGTCAGATTAAGTCTTTTCCCTCTTATTTTACGGCCAAACGAAGACACCAATTCCCCTAAATGGTTTTTTAATAAATCAACATATTTACCGGCGGTCTTCTCTAATTTAAGTTTTTCTAAAATCGGAAACAATAATTCATTTACATTAGCCGCTATATCATTTTTTATTTTTCTTTTTTCCACTTCAATCTGCGCTATGATTTCGCTGAGCGCAATGTTTTTTTGTTCTAAAGCCGATTTTTGTCTCTGCAATTTTGCTGCCGTCTCTTTCAACGTCTTCTCTGTCCCCTTACGCTCGGTGATGTCCCAAGAAATACCCAATAGCCCAACGATGTTGTCCCGTTCATCCCTAGCAGGACACTTGACTGTGTATTCAATGCATTCTTTTCCATTTATGACACGTTTATCTTCTATTTCTTCTGTTTTTCCGGATTTGATAATCCTTTCATCATCTGCTCTATATTTCTCAGCTAGTTCCTTTGGAAAGAAATCATAATCTGTTTTTCCTGCGATTTCTTCACGCCTGATTTTTTTGTCTCGTACAAAGCTTTCGTTACAAGAGATAAAAACCAAATTGCTGTCCAATAAAAATACCTTCTGAGGAAGATTCTCAAGAAGTGTTTTGTACTTGTTTTTACTATTACGCAGCTCCTCCTCTGTGAGTTTGCGTTCAGTGATTTCCTTTTCAAGTTCTGCTGTACGACTATCGACTATGTCTTCCAGATGATCGCGGTACTTTTTTAATTCCTTCTCTATCCTCTTGCGTCCTGTAATATCTCTGACTGTCGCCTGCAGGAAAGTTTTTTCTCCGATAGTCATTCTTGTCAGCAAAACGGAGCAAAAGAAGTCCTTGCCATTCCGCTTTTTGTGCGTCCACTCAAAAAAGTTTGACCCTTTTTTCATTGCTATGCCAATCATTTTTTTTGCTTTATTTGCGGAGGTTTGTCCGTCCGGCTGAAACTCTGGAGAGTACTTCCACGGAGGCGCAGAAATAAACGTTTCTTCATCTTTCACGCCAAACAGTCCAAGCGTGGCAGTATTCCCTGAAGTAAAATTCCAAGATGGCGGAGCAAGTGTCATTATTGCGTCACGTGAAGTTTTAAATAAGAGCCGATATCTTTCCTCGCTTTCCCGCAGAGCTTCTTTCGCACTTTTTAATTCGAATATATTCGTCATCGATACACCTCCGCTGTTAGCTGTGCAAGTCTCGTTTCTGAGAATTCATTAATGATAACTTGTTTTCCTTTTCTTGCCATTTCTAAGGCTTTCTCCATATTGTTTATTGCTTCAAAAATAGCATTGGCTAAAGCTTCAGGATTATGAGGAGGAACTAATACACCGGTAATTCCGTCCTGAACAATTTCAGGAATACCGCCTGCGTTAGTTGAAACAACAGGTTTTTCCATAATAAGTGCTTCCTTGATTACAGCAGGGGATCCTTCAACAGAAGACGAGAGTACAAATATATCAATCCCTGAGAGAATTTGGGGTATACTCTCTCTTTTACCTGCGAATATAACGTAATTACTTAATTTCATTTTTTGAACCATGCTTTTAAGTTGCGATTCAAGAATTCCATCTCCAACAATCAGCAATTTAATATTCCTGAATTTTTCAATAATAATCTTTAGTGCCTCAAACATATTAGGATAATCTTTATGCTCTCTTAATCTTCCTACCATTCCTAAAACAACAGTATCAGGTAAGATTCCAAACTCGTTACGTATTTTCCCACTATCAAACTCGCCCTTAAACTTTTTTGTGTCTATAGAACTATGAATAGTGATGATTTTATTCTCGGAAATGTTATTTTCATCAATTAGCTGTCTTTTTATTACTTCAGCCACTGCTATTATTCTATCTGTCCATTCTTTATAAAGTTTATTGTTTATCCAGTTGTTTTTTATTCTTGTGAAATTATGGCGTGTGCGGATAATTTTGCATTGACCGGACAAGCCAAATAATCTAACAGCCAAGACACCAATCCAGTGGTCTGATGAACGGTGTGTGTGCAAGATATCAACTTTATGAGTTTTTAAAAACCGTGACAGTTTCCATATAACTACCGGGTTAAATTTCCATCTGCCTATTTTAAGAGACAATAACGGGATATTATACGAACCTGCTTTTTTACATAATGGACTTGACGGAGATACAGCTAAAATTATTTTAAACTGCTTACTGTTAAGCGATCTGCTGATTGAGAATATTCTCTGCTCTATCCCGCTCCAAACCTCACCTGCGTCTATGTGTAAGACAGTTCGTAATTTAGACAAAACTTTCAGCATCTATTTTATTTTTCCCCTTCTAATTCTTTCAATTTGTTTTCTATAACAGATGGAGATGGTAATTGCTTTAATAATTTAGCAGGTAACTTTCTTGTTAAATAATACTTTGCTACACCTACAGGCTTTTTTATGTTCCTTAATGAGTACTCAACAACAATATTGTCTTTCTTTTTGCAGAGAATAAGTCCTATAGACGGATTTTCATCTTGCAATTTAACTTTATCATCCAGAAGATTAAGATAAAAATTCATCTTTCCAGCATATTCTGGAATAAATTTGCCTATTTTTAAATCAATAGCAACCAGACATTTTAAATAGCGATGATAAAATAGTAAGTCAATGAAATATTCACTTTCGTTAAGCATAATTTTGTATTGGCTTCCGATAAAAGCAAACCCAATTCCAAGTTCCAATAAAAAACTTTTAATATTTTCTAAAAGTTTTTTCTCTAATTCTTTTTCTTTAATATCATCAGATATTTCAAGAAAATCAAGCATGTAGGTATCTTTTATGATAGGCTCAGCTTTCTTCAATATCTTAATTGGTAGCGTGCTATCAAAATTATGAGCTTTTTTATCTATCAAAAATCGTTCAAAGGATTTTGATTCTATTTGATGAACTAGAATGCTTCGACTCCACGAACTTCTAATACCCATTCGCAAATAATATTCTCTCTGATAATTGTCATTAAGTTTTTCTAGAATGACAATATTCTGTCCCCAGTGAATTTCTCGCACAAGTTGTGCGAGTTTTGGATTATTCTTGTAGGTAAGGTAAAACTTCCTCATTCGATCTAAATTTGCATAAGAAAAACCGCTATTTTTGGGGAACTCCTTTTGCAAATCTTCCGCAAGTTGCTGAATTATTTTTTGCCCCCAGCCTAATTTTTTTTGTTTGTCAACAATAGATTTGCCTATGTCCCAATAAAGACTGATAAGTTCCTTATTGACTGCTCTATATGTCTGATACTGAGTTTGCTTTATCTTGCTTTTTAAATCATTAAGAAACTTAATATATTCTTTGTTTTTAGTCATTGTTTTTTACCTAAAATATTCCTTCTGTCATTGCGAGTCCCGATAAATATCGGGGTGAAGCAATCTCATCTTTTGGAACTGTCTTGTTGTTCCATATTTGAGACTCCTCGCAATATCATTCGTTCTTCTTTGTGCTAACTTGTATTTCATTGCCTACTCGCCCATAGCCAAAGAGCAGGTAAAGCAAAGAATAAACCAATTTGTTTTAGTAAAAGCAAAATTAATCCAAATTGACCCATTTCTATACCTGCCGATGGTGTAACAAGAGGAACGTTTCCAACAAGTCCAAACATACGAAACGTTCTCTTTTCATAAGTTTTCTTAATATAATCGACAAATGTATAACTTTTGGATATAGGTTCTTTTTTTACCTTTGTGATTTCTTTTCCAATATTACCACGATTAAACTTATCTACCAATGTGTTTACTTCGTTGATACTTACTTGATAGCGACTGTCTAATTTCTGTGCGCTTTTAACATCTGCATTGTGCTTGGGTATTAAACTATTATACTGCAAAACAAGGTTTTTGTGCTCTTGTTGGTCTACAGTAAGTCCCGATTTCGCCTTCTCTTCCGTCTGATTAATTGTTGACTTAATTCTTTGAAGCTTATTGGAAGAACGTTCAATTGAAGAATGGAGGCTATGGAGTGTGTCTTCCATTTGTTTTATTTTAGACTGGCCCTGTTTTAGCTCTAGCGGGGCTATTCGCGAGACATAATTAACTGTTATAGTTCCCGTAGAATAAACAATGTATTGACTCAGCCAGAATGTAAAAAGAGCAATTGAGCCCGATATCAGAATAAGAAGCAACATAGGATAATTTATTTCTCTTGTCCTTAAAAAAGCCAAAGTAGCGACAAATCCAGTATTTGCTATTAACCCCAGTGCTATGGCTCCGACAGGAATAATAAAGAAGAGATAAAAGCCGGTTATATCATAGAAGCGATTCAAATATGCTATCAAGAGTCCACATAAGGCTCCTCCAATTAATAACAGAGGAAATCCTAAACTTTTTTTAAGTAATAAATGTGGTGAATAACAAAATATATACTTACACTTTGAGCATGTAACTTTTAAATTACCTTTATTTGTAGGGACCCTTATTCTTTGCTTACAACCAACACATTTTATGATTGTTTCATAATTGTCAAACCATCTTCCCATAAAAGATTCTACAAAAGCCGATTTATACCCCATCATAAAATTCTCATTTTATTAAAAAAACTCTCAAAAATAGAAATAAAACTCATAACTTACATCTTCTATTATTGAGTGTCTCGATAGCTTCTATTATGCCATGAATGCTATTCATGTTTTTTAGATAATTTTGAAACAAATTCTTTCATACTTCTTTTAAATTCCAAATTTTTTTATCTTCTTCCGAAGGATGGAAAAGTGAATTTTCTGTCATTCTCACACCTATGTATTGCAAATCACTAAATCTTGCCGTATTAGACACTCTTGCTCTCCATTCCACTTCAAATCTTAAGACTAATATCTTATATTGAGCAAAACCAAGTTCAGTAAGACTTTGCTTAATATATTGCTCAACGTAAGCTATATTACTTGACCATCTATAAGATTTATTTGTGTCTGAGTCTATAAATTGAGCATTTGAGATCCAAAAAGTTCCTTGACTTACCTTGTTCCACTTTTCAGGAGAAGATGAAAGCAAGGCTAGAGTTAATGGACTCTCAGAGGGCTTTTCTGAAAGTCTAACCTTCGTGAAATATTCATCGTACTTTTCTACTATTTTCCTTCGGATATTTTCTTTATGATATAAGCAATCCTCTCTTTTTTGAGTAAAAAACTTATGTGTTGCTTTCTTCATAATTGATTTAATAAATTTATCCTCTAAATGTTTTCTGATTAGTTTTAGATATGATTCAAAATCTTCGTAATCCTCATAAACTGTTATCTTCGTGATGTCTCTGAACTCTCGTTCTGCTGTATCTCTTAATAACTTATCTTTACATATGAAAACAATAGGGTAATTCTTTATGGCGGTCTCTAAGTAGCTCCGTATTGTTTCAAGTATCATTGAGTCACGAAAACCTTTTTCTGCTTTTTTGGGATCATTGTCGAATGGAGGCAACCTCCAAATTGCCCGATTAACTATGTCTTTCCAATCAATATTGTCAAGAGGCGTTGGAAGTATTTCTCCGCCCTTTTTCTCTAACCATATCTTAAAATTATTTTTTAAAGAGCTTTTTATTCTCTCTTTCGTCAATCTGTAGGAATAATTTTTTTTAGTTAGCTCATTTATTTTGGCAAAATGGCCTGAAATTGTTTTTAACGCAGAGACCCCATGACTAAATTGTTGGTATAAAATCTCCCCCACAACTACTTCTGGCAATTTTAACTCAAACTGAAAATCCACAATGTACTTATTCCAAAATGTATCAAAATACGGACTAGTTAGTTCGCACTCATTTTTTGCTCGAAGAATATTTGTATCTAAAATCACGACATGTGTGTCTGAAAATTCTTTTTTTACCATGGCCATAATTTATTCATCTAACTCATTTACATCCGAATTGTCTTTGTAAAAATCTGTCCGCATTATAACAAAACCCAACTATTATACGAAGTCATCTAAAACGAGATTGCTTCAGCTGCGCTTCGCAATGACGGTGATTGATTATGAGCATGAACATTTATTTCTTGCCAGAAATTTCAGATGCGAATGCCTTCTTAATGTATTCAAAGTATATCTCTTTATTCTCACTATTCTCTGGTAGGGTCTCGCTTGTAATAGCTTCCAGTATCTTATTTTTCATTTTTCCTATTAGAGGTGATGGGGAAAGATTAAATTTATCCATTAACTCATCTCCGGTGATTGGAAATTTGGATTCTTTTGCTGAAATCAGCTTCTCACATCTCCCCTCAAGTTCAGATAATTCTTGCAGCTTCCTGGCAACTCTCTCCTTCTTGTATGATGTTATATCTGCCTTAGAAATACTGAGAATATCTGAGAGCTTATCCCCCATCTTGGTTGCAAACCGTCTCACTGCAGTGTCTGTCCATAGAGAAGTATAAAGATTTGCTCGCATATGCTTCCTGATTAAAAAGCATATGTGCTTGCGATCCTGATTGGAGAATCTGAGTCTTGTAAGGATTCCCCATGCCATCTTAGCGCCTAAATCTTCATGTCTATAAAAATGCACATTTTTCTCGCCTATTGTTCTTACGTATGGTTTCGCTATGTCGTGAAGCAGTGCAGTCCATCTGATTTTCTCATCTAAAGGGCAATTTTTAACAACTTTTACTGTATGCATCCATACGTCCTTATGATGAAGCTGGCTATCTTCATGCAGGTTCTTCAGAGGAACAAGTTCTGGTATGAAGTAGTTAATCACTTCGTTTTTCATCAAATTTTCCAGCGCTAGTTCCAAATGATTGCCAAGTAATAGCTTAGTCATTTCATCTCTTATTCTTTCACTCGAGAGGTTCAGCAGTCTGTAAGCGTTCTTTTTTAAGGATGAGCGAGTCTTCTCTTCAATCTCAAATCCTAATTGAGATTGGAACCTTAATGCTCTTAGAATTCTCAGAGAATCATCTGCAAATGCAGTGTCTGGATTCTTAGGTGTTCTGATTAATTTTTGCTCTAAATCTTCCCTTCCTTTAAAAGGATCAATTATTTTTGAGTCAGAGCCTATCGCTATCGTATTTATTGTAAAATCCCTGCGCTCTAAGTCCTCCATTATATTGCTTCCAAAATCCACATCCGGTTTTCTGCTAATACCTCTGTATATCTCTTTTTTCCTGAATGTTGTAATATGCAATTCAACTTTGTCTATGAATGCGCCGACTGTTCCAAAATTTATGCCGACAGGATATGTTTTTATCCTGCTATTTCGTAGAATTTTGATAATTTCGGAAGGTGTTGCAGAGGTAGCAAAATCGTAATCATTGAGAGGTTTTTCCATTAACAGATCGCGCACTGAGCCCCCAACAAGATATACGGATTTCCCTGCCTGGCTGAAGATTCTAAAAATACTCTGTATTATTCTATTTTCTATTTTTAGCATTACTTTGTCTTTATATATTCCATAATAGGAGTCATCATCTTTAACGGCAAATTTAACAACCGCTGAAATAATCCTAATGTCATGTCTTCCAGTAATTCATGCGGAACCACTGTTGCCTTTAAATGTCCGCCTTTACTTCTTTTTAATCTGACATAGAAAGCAAGTAAGTTCCCATCCTCTCCTGTTATAATATAACCCAAAATTGGTATTTTATTCAACACCTCATCAACAATCTGCATCAGCTCAATTCCAAAAATCATATCTGTTGACTCTTTAACCATATCAATATCGCCTTTGCCTGAAATTCTCATTCTCTCGCCGTCAATATATAGACTTTCTACATTAATTACTCCAGAATTTATTACTGCTTTAGCCGTGGCTGTACTATATTTTATTCCCTCCTCATCCATTTTAGGCAGTCTTAATTTTATTACATCATACATATTAATAAGAGTGAACATTCTAACGAATATATGTTGTTTAGTTAAATATCCATTATTTAATATTATATCTAAATTTCCGTTCAGGTTCTTTTTTATTTCATCAATAGACTTGCCGCGGCTTCTTATATTACCTTCGCAGTCCAGAGTTCCGCTAAATGCAAGATTTTTAATGCCGAACTTTGCAGCCAGTTTTTGGATATTAGCATTTTTTATTTTATATATTGAATCAAATTCAATGCCATATGGGGGAAAAAAATTAAGTTTGCCTGAAAGCTCAGCTTCCCCCTCTGCTAGTCTTAATTTTACCCTATGGATATGCAGTATCCTGTCTTTTATATAGAGTGGCAGATGTGGCGTAACGATTTTTATGTCATCATATATGCCCTTTTCTATTTCAAAGCTTGTCATGTTATTCTCCAAGATAACTTTACCTGTAAAATCAATAGGAATGGCAGGGGTTGAATTTTTGATTGAGACATTTGCAGAGTGAAGATCAAATCCTATCTGTACTCTCTCAACATGAACTCTATTCTGCGAAATTTTATTAACAGCTCTCTTAATATACAAGCTTCCGATTACTCCAATCAGTCTGTAACATATAAATAGGCTAATGAAGATAGAAAATACAATATAAAGAGCTTTCTTAAATTTGGGCATTTCGATTCTCTCTAGCGGTTTATTTATTTATGTACTTAAGCATAATAGAAAAAACAAATTTCAGCATATTTGTATTTTCCTTTACAGGTATTCTTCGCAGCTCAAATATGGTCTCAGTTGTATGATTCATACCTCTTTTTGTTGCACATGCTCCTTTGTACCCGGCTTGAGCAAGAAAATTTTTTGTATTTTCATTGTAATCACCGTATGGATAGCAAAAGTATTTTACCGGCTGGGACAGATTTTCTTCAATAATTTGTTTTGATTTTGTTATTTCGTCCCATGCATCCTCATCTGTTAATCCAGTCATACGTTTGTGTGTACATGAATGAGACCCGAAACTAAATCCAAATGCCATCATCTTCTTTGCATTTTCCCATGACATAAATTTCTCGGGAACCTTTTCTTTGCTTTCATCAAAAGCCATAGTTTTGCCAATTACATCTGTTGTTAAGAAAACCGTACCTGTAAATCCCAGATTTTTCATAATGGGAAATGCGTATGTATAATTGTCAAGATAGCCATCATCAAAGGTTATTACAACAGGTTTTTGAGGAAACTCTTTATTTCTTTTAGTGCTCGCAATGACCTCATCAAGGGAAACGGTCATGTAGTTCCATTTTTTAAGAAGATTCATCTGTTTTTCAAAATCCTCCGGCCTTACGTACAGGCATTGTTCTGTGGCTTTAGAATTGGGATAATTAATTTTATGATAGAAAAGGATTGGTATTCTACTCATAGGTTATTCCTCCATGCTATTATTATTCCAGAATTTGTTTTTTAATATTTCTGCAAGTTTTTCTCCAGCAACACGTATGGAGTATTTTTCTTCAACAGTTTTTCTTCCGTTTATAGCTATTTGCTCCTTAAGTTGGTTGTTCTCAATTAAAACTCTGAGTTTAGTTTCCCATTCATCAGAGGTTCTTGCCAGAAGTCCGTCTTTTTCATCTTCTATAAAATACTTGTTTTCACCTACATCGCTGCATACAGCAGCAATACCTGCGGACATATACTCCAGGGCTTTAAGCCCGCATTTCCCCTTATTCCATTCATTGTCCAGCAAAGGATACACCCCTATATCAAATGTTGTCAATTCAGATGCTATCTCATCGGGTTCCATCCAATCAATCATCTCAACTTTTAAATGCTCACATTTCTTGTAAGCTTCCTTTAGTTTATGGCAATCTTTGGTGCCTATTATTTTAAACATTATATTATGGGTTCTTGCAAGTGATATTAACGGTTTCTTCAACATTATGAGATCATCCTGATATGTTTTTCCGTCGCCAACCCATCCTATTTTAAATTTAGCTCTTTTCTCTGGGCGCGCAGGCTTAAATTTATCTGTATCAATAGCTGTTGGTACAATGTAAACATTATCATTATACTTTTGAGCATACTCAGCCAGAAAGTGACTTCCAACAATAACAACATCCGAAATCTTTAACATGCGGTCTGTGCGCTGCTTACGTCTCAAGAATATTGAATCATCAAAATCAAAAACTACATTTATATTAAACAGTTTTTTATATACCCATAGAAACCTTATAAAGTCTGACTGATAAACAGTTCTTTGAGCATAAATAATAGTATTTTTACGACTTTGGCTTAATTCCCCTATGGTCTTCCTTGCTTCTCTGTATCGTTCAATGCATATGTTTTTTTTGAGTATTGAGCGGGGAGGCATTATGGAAGTAAAAAATCCATGCTTTTTCAATTCCCTGGCATAAAACACACATCTATATCTCGTGCTTGGTATGTTGTAATTGCCCTTTGGGAAAAATACAATTCTGTTAGGCTTATCTTTCTTTTTCATTAATTCCTATACCCATGGACATAGCCATATACAACCAAAACATAAGCCCTATTCTATCTTCGTAAAAGTATCCGGAAATACTGCAAGCTAAAAACCCAATAACTGTCAGAAGAATTGTGAATAATATGTCCTTTTTAAAATAGTCTTCTGTATGTACGTACGACTTGTAAGCACATTTTGCATATCTTGCTAAAAGATACATAAAGGCTAGAAGTCCCACTATTCCGGTCTCTATAAGGATCTGCAAATAGAGATT
The window above is part of the bacterium genome. Proteins encoded here:
- a CDS encoding glycosyltransferase — protein: MKKPVRILRIVPSLEMGGVERTLTSILPRLDKCQYKVYLCCLFKRDKLADIMESLGIPIIKFRMRARLDFDGKYIAGILRLARLMKKMQIDIVHTHLYRANLAGRIAAKLAGIPVIITNEHNIDSWKKFPQRLSDRVLAGITNKIIAVSDAVKDFYVKKIGISEDKIITIYNGVDISKFQTYVNINKKREEFGIKPDEKIITIIGRLQQQKGHVYFLKAAQIIRKKKPNVKFLVVGDGPLESQLKTASDDLGISKNVIFTGLREDIPQILAMSDISVLTSLREGFSITVLESMAAGKPVVVTDVGGNSEVVKHGETGFIIPPQSPEDLALYSLNLINNQELAKKMGEEAEKRVLNFSIDRMVEKTENLYTLLLRRVKLDKIG
- a CDS encoding PIN domain-containing protein, which encodes MAMVKKEFSDTHVVILDTNILRAKNECELTSPYFDTFWNKYIVDFQFELKLPEVVVGEILYQQFSHGVSALKTISGHFAKINELTKKNYSYRLTKERIKSSLKNNFKIWLEKKGGEILPTPLDNIDWKDIVNRAIWRLPPFDNDPKKAEKGFRDSMILETIRSYLETAIKNYPIVFICKDKLLRDTAEREFRDITKITVYEDYEDFESYLKLIRKHLEDKFIKSIMKKATHKFFTQKREDCLYHKENIRRKIVEKYDEYFTKVRLSEKPSESPLTLALLSSSPEKWNKVSQGTFWISNAQFIDSDTNKSYRWSSNIAYVEQYIKQSLTELGFAQYKILVLRFEVEWRARVSNTARFSDLQYIGVRMTENSLFHPSEEDKKIWNLKEV
- a CDS encoding fructose PTS transporter subunit IIA, translated to MSLSDYMRKELVLLDLSSDKKEDAIKELISPIIKKGFANSENTLHKAILEREAHGSTAVGNGVAIPHAETSSIKEKIIVFGRSKKGINFDAIDNKPVNLFFMIISPNREICPHLKTLARISRLLGEKAFRDDLMSATSSEDIIKLIAMEEKPPEKESDMNQERRKYSRYAVDEAVELRLQKDSEKHLVVYYGYTKDISLGGICITLPKHEDTNDSEIKEDIKLQVRIPVLDVKKYLEINGQTVWRLQKKEDYNIGIQFISNDKETETALSRFIDEIKTSS
- a CDS encoding PAS domain S-box protein yields the protein MTNIFELKSAKEALRESEERYRLLFKTSRDAIMTLAPPSWNFTSGNTATLGLFGVKDEETFISAPPWKYSPEFQPDGQTSANKAKKMIGIAMKKGSNFFEWTHKKRNGKDFFCSVLLTRMTIGEKTFLQATVRDITGRKRIEKELKKYRDHLEDIVDSRTAELEKEITERKLTEEELRNSKNKYKTLLENLPQKVFLLDSNLVFISCNESFVRDKKIRREEIAGKTDYDFFPKELAEKYRADDERIIKSGKTEEIEDKRVINGKECIEYTVKCPARDERDNIVGLLGISWDITERKGTEKTLKETAAKLQRQKSALEQKNIALSEIIAQIEVEKRKIKNDIAANVNELLFPILEKLKLEKTAGKYVDLLKNHLGELVSSFGRKIRGKRLNLTPREIEICNMIKGRLTSKEISGLLNISYQTVEKHRKNIRHKMGIRKKDINLVSFLQTI
- a CDS encoding glycosyltransferase family 4 protein; amino-acid sequence: MLKVLSKLRTVLHIDAGEVWSGIEQRIFSISRSLNSKQFKIILAVSPSSPLCKKAGSYNIPLLSLKIGRWKFNPVVIWKLSRFLKTHKVDILHTHRSSDHWIGVLAVRLFGLSGQCKIIRTRHNFTRIKNNWINNKLYKEWTDRIIAVAEVIKRQLIDENNISENKIITIHSSIDTKKFKGEFDSGKIRNEFGILPDTVVLGMVGRLREHKDYPNMFEALKIIIEKFRNIKLLIVGDGILESQLKSMVQKMKLSNYVIFAGKRESIPQILSGIDIFVLSSSVEGSPAVIKEALIMEKPVVSTNAGGIPEIVQDGITGVLVPPHNPEALANAIFEAINNMEKALEMARKGKQVIINEFSETRLAQLTAEVYR
- a CDS encoding PilZ domain-containing protein, which codes for MFWRKDTQKNRREYIRLEKAFRVKYGIIKLDKEIPVQYDLLDSVELKYSGHTKDICEGGLCMENEDLKELLKTSIKEETELKLIISIHGEKKEDINTVGKVAWIDFKRDVCGIEFISILYEDRLKIRNYVRDEYFENYKR
- a CDS encoding PDDEXK nuclease domain-containing protein; the encoded protein is MTKNKEYIKFLNDLKSKIKQTQYQTYRAVNKELISLYWDIGKSIVDKQKKLGWGQKIIQQLAEDLQKEFPKNSGFSYANLDRMRKFYLTYKNNPKLAQLVREIHWGQNIVILEKLNDNYQREYYLRMGIRSSWSRSILVHQIESKSFERFLIDKKAHNFDSTLPIKILKKAEPIIKDTYMLDFLEISDDIKEKELEKKLLENIKSFLLELGIGFAFIGSQYKIMLNESEYFIDLLFYHRYLKCLVAIDLKIGKFIPEYAGKMNFYLNLLDDKVKLQDENPSIGLILCKKKDNIVVEYSLRNIKKPVGVAKYYLTRKLPAKLLKQLPSPSVIENKLKELEGEK